A window of the Candidatus Poribacteria bacterium genome harbors these coding sequences:
- a CDS encoding ABC transporter permease → MRIVEAVSVGISAIRSNKMRSLLTMLGIIIGVASVLAMIAIGDGAKEIVRQDAQKLGGANQFFVYRMWYKRVNNRWVRNRSSEYLKYEDVLAMEAECPTVRAATPQIWNWGGVLIQASGGSETRAGWNGVDANYNTAMDWNVKDGRFISDEEVRNASKVCVLGDEVATALFGDRSPLGQEIKIARDSEYHNRWGQKEGRRSTERFTVIGTFVPRGTSLRFGVSFDNLVFIPVSTIQERFTGNDQIPRITVYAHTVDDVPQAVEEVKTVIRKRHRNQDDFIEIFEMQAGMAQLDKISKIIKITLGSIAGFSLLVGGIGIMNMMLVAVTERTREIGLRKALGAKRLDILLQFLIESVILCGVGGAIGVGLGILAGEGMALLAVKIVKIVPEWPAVVSPQWILISVSVSAIIGISFGLYPALKASSLSPIEALRKD, encoded by the coding sequence ATGCGTATAGTCGAGGCGGTATCTGTCGGAATCTCTGCGATTCGTAGTAACAAAATGCGTTCATTATTAACCATGCTTGGTATTATCATCGGTGTCGCTTCGGTATTAGCAATGATAGCGATTGGTGATGGTGCCAAGGAAATTGTCCGGCAAGATGCACAGAAATTAGGTGGTGCAAATCAGTTCTTCGTGTACCGTATGTGGTACAAACGCGTAAACAACCGGTGGGTCCGTAATCGTAGCAGCGAGTACCTGAAATACGAAGATGTGTTGGCAATGGAGGCAGAATGTCCAACTGTTCGCGCTGCCACGCCACAAATCTGGAACTGGGGTGGTGTGCTCATCCAAGCTTCAGGTGGCTCTGAAACCCGTGCAGGCTGGAACGGCGTAGATGCCAACTATAACACCGCAATGGACTGGAACGTTAAAGACGGACGTTTTATTTCAGATGAAGAGGTCAGAAACGCATCAAAAGTCTGTGTGCTTGGGGATGAGGTTGCAACCGCCCTGTTCGGTGATAGATCACCGTTGGGGCAGGAAATTAAAATCGCACGAGACAGCGAATATCACAACCGTTGGGGACAAAAAGAGGGGAGACGATCCACGGAACGCTTCACGGTTATTGGCACATTCGTGCCGAGAGGTACAAGTCTCCGGTTCGGTGTTAGTTTCGATAATCTTGTCTTCATTCCTGTATCAACCATTCAGGAACGCTTCACAGGCAATGACCAGATTCCGCGTATCACGGTCTATGCACATACCGTTGACGATGTGCCACAGGCAGTTGAAGAGGTAAAAACCGTCATCCGGAAACGGCATAGAAATCAAGACGATTTCATCGAGATCTTTGAGATGCAAGCCGGTATGGCACAATTAGATAAAATCAGTAAAATCATAAAAATTACCTTAGGCAGCATCGCCGGATTCTCGCTCCTCGTCGGCGGCATCGGGATTATGAACATGATGTTAGTCGCTGTTACCGAACGCACTCGTGAAATTGGGCTTCGGAAGGCACTCGGTGCGAAACGGTTGGATATTCTACTGCAATTTCTAATAGAGTCAGTGATCCTATGTGGTGTCGGCGGTGCAATCGGCGTTGGGTTGGGCATTCTCGCCGGTGAAGGGATGGCACTGCTCGCTGTCAAAATCGTCAAAATTGTTCCCGAATGGCCCGCAGTTGTCTCCCCACAATGGATATTGATTTCTGTATCGGTTTCAGCGATAATCGGCATCTCCTTTGGTCTGTATCCCGCGCTAAAGGCATCGTCCCTTTCTCCCATTGAAGCTCTGCGCAAAGATTAG
- the dnaN gene encoding DNA polymerase III subunit beta, which yields MKNDDVVLIQRILAGDETAFASLVRKYQKQVHTLAWRKIRDFHIAEDITQETFLQAYQKLETLEDPTRFPRWLYVIADRLCIAWLRKNQRQTEPLEEADLSGIETEAYSRFVATEHAEIFAEARRDLVEKLLAKLKENNRTVITLHYLEGMTYAEIVNFLGVPENTIRSRLRRARQQLKKYEFMIQEALDITIEAEHHSQKHLNGDFRMKLTFERDNLLSSLQVLQGVASEQNTPPILIHAEGSTIECMATDMEIGIRMKVDGTVKEAGTILIPAEKLADIVKGWPTEKPIDLTTTTNNRIEITSGNGIHKTVKLADEEFPQLPSIDEAAFAIDGKTLRSVLHKTEFAAPAKKARQACLNGLYFNLLEDRTEIVAADGIQLAVAHCEPLKLSQESDGFIVPLKAVKEIERTFANAPEIKISRIENQILFADERATVTTRLVDAEYPPYEKLIPVSPKVRTVVPKASIVHAMDKILSRANPEHSRICLEIDEQQIRISAKTSETDEIYETLAVESSTGSIRIGLNAQLLIEILLHIETESLALEFSSGLQPVTVKPVGAEGHICLICQMNLES from the coding sequence ATGAAAAACGACGATGTTGTGTTGATCCAACGCATTCTTGCGGGTGATGAGACCGCCTTTGCAAGTCTGGTGAGAAAGTACCAGAAACAGGTCCACACGCTTGCATGGCGGAAAATTCGGGATTTCCATATCGCTGAAGATATTACGCAGGAGACCTTTCTGCAAGCCTATCAGAAATTGGAAACCTTGGAAGACCCGACACGGTTTCCAAGATGGCTTTATGTGATTGCAGATCGGCTCTGTATTGCGTGGCTCCGAAAAAACCAGCGACAAACCGAACCTCTGGAAGAAGCCGACCTCTCAGGAATAGAGACAGAAGCATATTCCAGATTTGTCGCAACAGAGCACGCCGAAATTTTTGCTGAAGCGCGACGCGACCTGGTCGAAAAGCTGCTTGCGAAGTTGAAGGAAAACAACCGAACAGTCATCACGCTTCATTACCTTGAAGGCATGACTTATGCAGAAATCGTTAACTTCTTAGGTGTACCAGAAAACACGATTAGGAGTCGTCTCCGCCGCGCCCGGCAACAACTAAAGAAGTATGAATTCATGATTCAAGAAGCGTTAGATATCACAATTGAAGCGGAACATCACTCCCAAAAACATTTGAACGGAGATTTCAGAATGAAATTAACCTTTGAAAGAGATAACCTTTTGTCCTCTCTACAAGTGCTGCAGGGTGTCGCGAGTGAGCAGAATACGCCGCCTATTCTCATCCACGCCGAGGGAAGCACGATTGAATGTATGGCGACGGACATGGAAATCGGCATCAGAATGAAAGTTGACGGGACAGTCAAAGAAGCGGGTACAATCCTTATCCCCGCCGAAAAATTGGCGGATATTGTTAAAGGATGGCCCACTGAAAAACCGATAGACTTGACAACTACGACAAACAATCGGATTGAAATCACTTCTGGAAATGGCATTCACAAAACGGTCAAACTCGCCGATGAAGAATTCCCACAACTCCCTTCCATTGACGAGGCAGCATTCGCTATTGATGGAAAAACCCTGCGGTCTGTTCTTCATAAAACTGAATTTGCTGCGCCTGCAAAGAAAGCCAGACAAGCATGCCTAAACGGACTCTATTTTAACCTGCTTGAGGACAGAACCGAGATCGTTGCAGCCGATGGTATACAACTTGCCGTCGCACATTGTGAACCCCTTAAATTATCCCAAGAAAGCGATGGATTCATCGTCCCACTCAAAGCCGTCAAAGAGATTGAACGAACCTTTGCTAACGCCCCAGAGATAAAAATCTCACGCATTGAGAACCAGATTCTCTTTGCGGATGAGCGCGCTACGGTGACGACGCGATTGGTAGACGCTGAATATCCGCCGTATGAGAAACTCATTCCGGTGTCTCCTAAAGTGCGGACAGTTGTGCCGAAAGCGTCTATTGTGCATGCAATGGATAAAATTTTGTCGCGCGCAAATCCGGAACACTCTCGGATCTGTTTAGAAATAGATGAACAGCAGATTCGGATCTCGGCGAAGACCTCTGAGACAGATGAAATATATGAGACATTAGCGGTCGAGTCCAGCACTGGGAGCATCCGTATCGGTCTGAATGCTCAGCTGCTCATAGAGATACTCTTGCACATTGAAACGGAGTCTCTCGCACTAGAGTTCTCGAGTGGGTTGCAACCTGTCACTGTTAAACCGGTTGGGGCGGAAGGACATATCTGTCTCATCTGCCAGATGAACTTAGAATCCTAA
- a CDS encoding phytanoyl-CoA dioxygenase family protein — MTPEIALQKREQMIRDGFCVINNILTDEFLLALQDESEQLLANYVPPEHTRYHGHHLQVTSKDNTLVQKLLEWHPTLNALEEMGFGDFTVPVGITILTKDLGAPPLYWHQDWYYWNDPISCAPWPQHIFMKYYLTDTTPENGCLKVIPRTHRKRIDLHDKLLHASKLGNVLKPGSESKEKYSVMFNDHPGQVDVCVKAGSLVMRDARLLHSVRKNDTDKRRTMLLVWIVRPNTIPDYWSHEIPEPVLNRDETKDYPSSQIPNEFLTYSKSHN; from the coding sequence ATGACCCCTGAAATCGCTTTACAAAAACGAGAGCAAATGATTCGCGATGGTTTCTGTGTCATCAACAACATTCTCACAGACGAATTTCTGCTGGCACTTCAAGACGAATCAGAACAACTTCTCGCTAATTATGTGCCACCAGAACACACCAGATACCATGGGCATCATCTACAAGTTACAAGCAAAGACAATACGCTCGTTCAGAAACTATTAGAATGGCACCCTACGCTCAATGCATTAGAAGAAATGGGGTTTGGCGATTTCACAGTCCCCGTAGGTATCACGATTCTGACGAAAGATCTAGGCGCACCGCCACTCTATTGGCATCAAGATTGGTACTATTGGAACGATCCAATTAGTTGCGCGCCTTGGCCCCAACATATCTTTATGAAATATTATCTCACCGATACAACACCAGAAAACGGCTGTTTAAAGGTTATTCCGCGGACACATCGCAAGCGCATTGATTTACACGACAAACTTCTCCATGCAAGCAAACTCGGTAATGTCCTAAAACCAGGATCAGAATCTAAGGAAAAATATTCTGTGATGTTCAATGACCATCCGGGTCAGGTGGATGTTTGTGTCAAAGCAGGTTCATTGGTGATGCGAGATGCACGCCTTCTACATTCCGTCCGAAAAAACGATACGGACAAACGACGCACAATGCTTCTCGTATGGATTGTCCGCCCAAACACCATTCCAGACTATTGGAGCCACGAAATCCCCGAACCCGTTTTAAATCGAGATGAAACCAAGGACTATCCCAGCTCACAGATCCCCAATGAATTTTTAACTTATAGTAAATCCCATAATTAG
- a CDS encoding transposase, whose amino-acid sequence MGASLLFLPPYSPELNPIEKDFANIKRKYQYNPEATIEQIIKLYN is encoded by the coding sequence ATGGGTGCGAGTTTACTATTTTTACCGCCGTATTCGCCGGAGTTGAACCCTATTGAGAAGGACTTCGCTAATATTAAGCGAAAGTATCAATACAACCCTGAAGCAACTATTGAACAAATCATAAAACTGTATAACTAA
- a CDS encoding ABC transporter permease subunit — MFLTLIRQELLTHLMSARFFAAVIITLLLVVANTFVLIGAHEERLADYSQKEAVNRETVAATPAYSVLKLKVQRPPNPLSLFSAGLETRFGSDIDIAFNSVPALSNPIAEVRPDEESQWKFDRVSSLSSPGALLGINNPYLLLFSQIDLVFIFQVVLSLIALLFAYDAIAGDWETGTLRLVLSHPVGRGHVLLAKYIAAMVCLLLPVLMSLLLALIQCSFARSLQFSTEDFLRIGGIVLTTIVYLSVFYLIGLLISTTTRRAATSLMLCMFLWVVLVLVYPNWSRFALNPVDDMRAEKLSANQQIAQIREEADREQKRFLVNSPLKGDPPIFFDTFTGTDFYKGGAWYLGDFPRVHIEIELKNTADPLVTHLRRYYEFAATLQIQNAEKVYLVGKQLMAQTSLQQAHWDERLMKLSPVSLYTFATAAWAGTDLDSMTDYIRAAQIYRRTLIDAFHERDVFASLQWFSTNQGTVDWSILPDFRFEHADVSINAQRALPELLLLVFINLVLFMITFLVFIKIEV; from the coding sequence ATGTTCCTAACCCTGATACGCCAAGAACTTTTGACCCATCTGATGAGCGCACGTTTTTTTGCTGCGGTCATCATTACACTCTTACTGGTTGTCGCCAATACGTTTGTCTTGATCGGGGCACACGAAGAGCGTCTCGCCGACTATAGCCAGAAAGAAGCAGTGAACCGCGAGACAGTCGCAGCAACACCTGCCTATTCGGTTTTAAAGTTGAAGGTTCAGCGTCCTCCCAATCCCCTGAGTCTCTTTAGTGCCGGCTTAGAGACGCGTTTCGGCAGCGATATTGACATAGCATTTAACAGCGTGCCAGCCCTATCAAATCCCATAGCCGAGGTCAGACCAGACGAGGAATCTCAGTGGAAGTTTGATAGAGTGTCGTCCCTCTCAAGCCCCGGAGCACTCCTCGGTATAAATAACCCATATCTGCTCCTTTTTTCACAGATAGATCTCGTCTTTATCTTTCAAGTTGTGTTGAGCCTGATTGCCCTGCTTTTCGCTTATGATGCCATTGCAGGCGATTGGGAAACCGGCACCTTGCGCTTGGTGCTCTCACACCCTGTCGGGCGCGGGCACGTCCTGCTTGCCAAATATATTGCGGCGATGGTCTGTCTGCTGCTCCCTGTGCTAATGAGTCTGCTGCTCGCCCTGATTCAGTGTTCCTTCGCGCGTTCCCTGCAATTCAGCACAGAGGATTTTCTACGAATTGGCGGTATTGTTTTGACAACTATTGTTTACCTATCGGTTTTCTACCTGATCGGTCTGCTCATTTCCACAACAACCCGCCGGGCTGCCACGTCCTTGATGCTCTGTATGTTCCTGTGGGTCGTTTTGGTGCTTGTCTATCCAAACTGGAGCCGGTTTGCCCTGAACCCGGTGGACGACATGCGTGCAGAGAAGTTATCCGCTAACCAGCAGATAGCACAGATTCGGGAAGAGGCAGATCGAGAACAGAAGCGGTTCTTGGTGAACAGTCCACTTAAGGGAGACCCTCCAATATTTTTCGATACATTTACAGGTACCGACTTCTATAAAGGCGGGGCGTGGTATCTCGGAGATTTTCCTCGGGTTCACATCGAAATCGAATTGAAAAATACTGCGGATCCCTTGGTAACACACTTGCGCCGTTATTATGAATTTGCCGCGACACTGCAAATCCAGAATGCCGAAAAGGTGTACTTAGTTGGGAAGCAACTGATGGCACAGACATCCCTCCAGCAAGCACACTGGGATGAACGACTCATGAAACTTAGTCCGGTGAGTCTGTACACGTTCGCAACCGCCGCGTGGGCAGGTACCGATTTAGACAGCATGACCGACTATATCCGAGCCGCACAGATATACCGGCGTACCCTCATTGACGCTTTTCATGAGAGAGATGTCTTCGCGAGTCTGCAGTGGTTTTCAACAAATCAAGGCACCGTAGACTGGTCGATTCTGCCTGACTTTCGTTTTGAGCATGCAGATGTCAGCATCAACGCACAGCGCGCCCTACCGGAATTACTTTTGCTGGTCTTCATCAACCTCGTCCTATTCATGATAACATTTCTGGTCTTCATCAAAATTGAAGTATAG
- a CDS encoding ABC transporter permease subunit, which translates to MIWHIVTRELLDHLTSLRFALTTLILVALMVTNAVVHLQTHPERIRKYSENVSASHTELKSRTQLYALLQKGPGKLYKRPSSLTFIADGGDAFLPSKTMSAGSWRLYGSASIWAMGVPRLNMEAISNHRPTAVVIDWVFIITYLLSFIPLLFTFDALSGERERGTLRLCLANPISRPALLVGKFLGSLTAVLIPFYFAVLFNLAIISTENWTQLSGTDWGRVGLIVLIASCYAGIFIAVGLIVSAMTRESRLSLVVLLLIWVTAVVFMPSTLGTLSTKWMPSVQTHHQFRMAKGTAFDQILSDFLNKKETLKERRQSAGTSQEEVAEVDTSELEIQREFVSKDMETRERLSRQHLAAQSAQVLHARRITRCSPAAVVQYALESMAGTGFNRHLQFLENCHLHIRQFRDFTVEMDRADPESLHFIGIPKGMSEKPVSPEAIPMFEDKLTFQDTLNSAIMDILLLILLLGIFLSGAFLVFLRSEV; encoded by the coding sequence ATGATTTGGCATATTGTTACACGTGAACTTTTGGATCATCTCACGAGTCTCCGCTTCGCCTTAACCACGCTTATCCTCGTAGCGTTAATGGTCACCAACGCCGTTGTGCATCTTCAGACACATCCTGAACGCATTCGGAAATATTCTGAGAACGTTAGTGCATCCCACACCGAGTTGAAATCCCGCACACAGTTATATGCGCTGCTACAAAAGGGTCCGGGTAAACTATACAAACGACCTTCATCGCTCACCTTCATTGCCGATGGAGGGGACGCGTTTTTGCCAAGCAAAACCATGAGTGCCGGTTCCTGGAGACTCTACGGGTCCGCCAGCATTTGGGCAATGGGCGTTCCACGTCTGAATATGGAGGCGATCAGCAATCACCGCCCGACCGCCGTGGTGATTGATTGGGTCTTTATCATCACCTATCTGCTCTCCTTCATTCCGCTCCTCTTTACCTTTGATGCACTCTCAGGGGAACGAGAACGAGGGACGCTACGGCTATGTCTCGCAAATCCCATCTCGCGTCCTGCTTTGTTAGTGGGTAAATTCCTTGGCTCGCTGACCGCAGTCCTCATCCCTTTCTATTTCGCTGTGTTGTTCAATCTCGCCATCATTTCCACCGAGAATTGGACGCAGCTCAGTGGGACAGACTGGGGACGTGTAGGGCTCATCGTCCTGATTGCTTCTTGCTATGCTGGCATCTTCATTGCAGTTGGACTTATCGTCTCCGCGATGACACGAGAAAGCAGGTTAAGTCTCGTTGTCCTATTGCTAATTTGGGTGACCGCCGTAGTGTTTATGCCCTCAACCCTCGGCACTCTCTCAACAAAATGGATGCCCTCTGTCCAAACGCACCATCAATTTCGGATGGCAAAAGGGACCGCCTTCGACCAAATTTTAAGCGATTTCCTCAATAAAAAGGAAACTTTAAAAGAACGCCGTCAATCAGCAGGCACCTCTCAGGAAGAAGTTGCAGAGGTAGACACTTCAGAATTAGAGATCCAGCGCGAGTTCGTTAGCAAAGACATGGAAACACGGGAGCGGCTGAGCCGCCAGCATCTCGCTGCACAAAGCGCGCAAGTCCTCCACGCAAGACGAATAACTCGATGCTCCCCTGCAGCGGTTGTCCAATACGCCCTTGAATCCATGGCAGGTACAGGCTTTAATCGCCATTTGCAATTCTTAGAAAATTGTCATCTTCATATCCGTCAGTTCCGAGACTTTACCGTTGAAATGGATAGAGCAGATCCAGAAAGCCTTCACTTCATCGGCATCCCGAAAGGCATGTCAGAAAAGCCTGTCTCACCAGAGGCTATCCCGATGTTTGAGGATAAGTTAACTTTTCAAGATACACTCAATTCGGCTATAATGGATATACTGTTGCTCATTTTACTACTCGGTATATTTCTTTCAGGTGCCTTCCTCGTCTTCCTACGTTCAGAGGTATAA
- a CDS encoding sigma-70 family RNA polymerase sigma factor: MRSDISIHTTLKDEELIQLVQMGNESAFTELMSRYSPRIWKVIIANSRQRRDAEEILMDVWKSVWENISGLRSVESFGGWLHRIAYNACKRYYASLPHSTDEMPYSYADLTDQIDRDAVARFWETELHDAVREAVHHLPDKVRRVAVLYYLELWSVNEIHAELGLAIGTIKTKLRQTRELLRKEFDVELERGRTMSSKQEKSKHIQPRIKVIGVGSAGGNAVKRMIEAGLTDIEFYAVNTDKETLDKHHEATPVQIGANTTQGLGCGANPEIGRRAAEEDREKLHSLVADADIVFIIAGMAGGTGAGASPLIASLAREQGALAVGVVAQPFNFEGQLRSKKAEQGLQELQRNADSVVVVWNQQLLDSIEKKQKLSITIREAFHLSDEMLCRNVERSISEFHASTLS, encoded by the coding sequence ATGCGATCAGATATATCAATCCACACCACTCTGAAAGATGAAGAGCTCATCCAACTTGTACAAATGGGGAATGAGTCAGCATTTACAGAACTGATGTCGCGTTATAGTCCACGCATCTGGAAAGTGATTATCGCAAATTCGAGACAACGCCGCGATGCCGAAGAAATTCTCATGGATGTCTGGAAATCCGTCTGGGAAAATATCAGTGGACTGCGGAGTGTTGAAAGTTTCGGTGGATGGCTGCATCGCATCGCTTACAACGCTTGCAAGCGGTATTACGCTTCACTGCCTCATTCAACAGACGAGATGCCGTATAGTTACGCTGACTTAACCGATCAGATCGATCGGGACGCGGTTGCGCGTTTCTGGGAAACAGAACTCCACGATGCTGTGAGAGAAGCAGTGCATCACCTGCCAGATAAAGTACGCCGCGTTGCGGTCCTATACTATCTGGAATTGTGGAGCGTCAACGAGATCCATGCTGAACTCGGATTAGCGATAGGCACAATCAAGACGAAATTAAGACAGACACGCGAACTTCTCCGCAAGGAGTTTGATGTCGAACTTGAAAGAGGGAGAACCATGTCATCTAAACAGGAAAAATCCAAACACATCCAACCCAGAATCAAGGTTATTGGGGTCGGTAGCGCGGGCGGCAACGCCGTCAAACGAATGATTGAAGCCGGTTTGACGGACATCGAATTTTATGCTGTGAATACAGACAAGGAAACACTCGACAAGCACCATGAAGCAACACCGGTGCAGATCGGTGCTAACACCACCCAAGGGCTGGGTTGTGGCGCGAACCCAGAAATAGGTAGAAGGGCAGCTGAGGAAGACAGGGAAAAACTCCACAGCCTCGTAGCAGATGCGGATATCGTTTTTATTATAGCCGGTATGGCGGGGGGAACAGGCGCGGGTGCTTCGCCGCTGATTGCTTCCCTCGCTCGAGAACAGGGTGCTTTAGCCGTAGGCGTTGTGGCACAGCCGTTCAATTTTGAAGGTCAACTTCGCAGTAAAAAAGCAGAACAAGGCTTACAAGAACTTCAGAGAAATGCTGATTCCGTTGTGGTGGTATGGAACCAACAATTACTTGATTCAATAGAGAAGAAGCAGAAACTATCAATCACAATACGTGAGGCATTCCATCTCAGTGATGAAATGCTGTGCCGCAACGTTGAAAGAAGCATCTCGGAATTTCATGCCAGCACCCTGTCCTGA